Proteins encoded within one genomic window of Acidobacteriota bacterium:
- a CDS encoding CRTAC1 family protein, with product MNSASPEKYLVETMGSGVALFDYDGDGRLDIFFVNGGLVPGVTDPSPVRHALYRNLGQGRFRDQTSAAGIKASQGYGQGAAVADYDGDGDEDLLITNFEGRNVLYANQGDGTFEDQTDEAGVAGDGRWSASAAFLDFDNDGDLDLYVTRYLDHNFGNNRVCGPWLEKGIRTYCSPKVYDGLPDLLYRNNGNGTFTDVSEQAGIARYAGKSLGVVAGDFDWDGWIDIYVANDSQGNYLFRNLGNGTFDEIGLNMGVAFDENGAPQAGMGTDMADFNGDGLPDIAVTNLDVEYLALYLNHDSFFEEVAALFEVKLASRNLVGFGVRFLDFDNDSDLDILAVNGHIIDNIVQIRPGSSYAQPKLLFENRDGRFVNQAGRPGDLLSRPQVSRGLAVGDIDQDGDLDAVVSNCGQGPMLMSNDHGNGKNWLEVRLKGIESNSNGIGARLELWVGDKRFRTQVLGGASYLSASPYWVHLGLGERTEVDELTIRWPSGTVDTLKGIRANQRLQVIEGSHGSSQKLSHRPGPADAR from the coding sequence GTGAATTCCGCCAGCCCCGAGAAGTACCTGGTGGAAACAATGGGCTCCGGCGTGGCCCTTTTCGACTACGACGGGGACGGCCGGCTGGATATCTTCTTTGTCAATGGCGGACTCGTTCCGGGCGTGACCGATCCTTCACCCGTCCGGCACGCACTCTACCGCAACCTGGGGCAGGGACGATTCCGCGACCAGACCAGCGCCGCGGGAATCAAGGCCAGCCAGGGCTATGGACAAGGGGCTGCCGTGGCGGATTACGACGGCGACGGGGACGAAGACCTCCTGATCACCAACTTCGAAGGACGCAATGTCCTATATGCGAATCAAGGGGACGGGACTTTTGAAGACCAAACCGACGAGGCCGGAGTGGCAGGGGACGGGCGCTGGTCGGCAAGCGCGGCATTCCTGGACTTCGACAACGACGGGGACCTGGATCTCTATGTCACCAGGTACCTCGACCACAACTTCGGCAACAATCGTGTCTGTGGACCGTGGCTGGAGAAGGGCATTCGAACCTATTGCTCGCCCAAGGTCTACGACGGGCTCCCGGACCTGCTCTACCGGAACAACGGAAACGGCACCTTCACCGATGTCAGCGAGCAGGCGGGAATCGCCCGATATGCCGGAAAGAGCCTCGGAGTCGTCGCCGGGGACTTCGACTGGGATGGATGGATCGACATCTACGTCGCGAACGATTCCCAGGGGAACTACCTGTTCAGGAATCTTGGGAACGGTACGTTCGATGAGATCGGCCTCAATATGGGTGTGGCTTTCGATGAGAACGGGGCGCCCCAGGCCGGCATGGGAACCGATATGGCCGACTTCAATGGAGACGGCTTGCCCGATATTGCGGTTACGAATCTGGACGTTGAGTATCTTGCCCTCTACCTGAATCACGACTCTTTCTTCGAGGAGGTCGCGGCCCTCTTCGAAGTCAAATTGGCATCCCGGAATCTGGTGGGTTTCGGTGTTCGATTCCTCGATTTCGACAACGACAGCGACCTGGATATCCTGGCTGTCAACGGACACATCATCGACAACATCGTTCAGATCCGGCCAGGATCATCCTACGCTCAGCCCAAGCTGTTGTTCGAGAATCGGGACGGACGTTTCGTCAACCAGGCAGGTCGGCCTGGTGATCTCTTGTCTCGACCCCAGGTGAGCCGCGGTTTGGCCGTGGGTGACATTGATCAGGACGGGGACCTCGACGCCGTGGTCAGCAACTGTGGCCAAGGTCCGATGCTAATGTCCAACGACCACGGGAATGGAAAGAATTGGCTGGAAGTTCGCCTGAAGGGAATCGAGTCCAATTCGAACGGAATCGGCGCCAGGTTGGAGTTGTGGGTCGGAGACAAGCGGTTTCGAACACAGGTGCTGGGCGGGGCCAGTTATCTTTCAGCCTCACCCTATTGGGTGCACCTGGGGCTGGGAGAACGAACCGAAGTGGATGAGCTGACGATCCGATGGCCATCCGGCACCGTGGATACACTGAAGGGAATTC